DNA sequence from the Tissierella sp. MB52-C2 genome:
TAATAGATAAATCTTCATTTAAAATAATAGACTCTGTTAAAAGAGTTTATGAAGACATGAGTAGGGTAAGACAAATACTTCCTGGTATAGTCTATGAGTATCCCCCTGTTCAAAATAAAGTTAATCCACTAATTGGTACAAGGGAAACCTTTTTTAATCTTATGGATTCATCAGATAAAAATTTACCATGCTTCAAATTTCTTTATCTAAATTATTTAGGGCTAAGTCCCTTAATCAGTAGAGAAGTTTGTTTTGATGCAGTATTAGATATAGATAGAACTATTGGCAGTCTATATGAAGAGGATAAAATTTCTTTATATAATTCATTTAATAAATTAGTTTCAAAAGTAAAAAATAATGAATTTAATCCTGTTTCAATTTTATCTGATGGTTCTTCAGATATTATAGCCTTTCATGCATTGGAACTAAATCAATTTGGTAAAGAAAATAAAGTTTATCTAGATTCAATATCAAAGCTGCTTGATAACTTCTACCATAGAAAAGATATTATGGATAGAATAGGGCAGAAATCACAGTCCATAAAGAAATCTATACAAGTAAAATTAGATAGGACTTTAAATAAACTTGGAAAACAAAAAGAAGAATTAATGGAAAGTCAGGATAGAGAAAAATATAAGGTATATGCTGATTTAATATCTGCAAACCTTCATAATATCCCTAGGGGAGTAGATAATATAGAGTTAGATAATTTTTATGATGAGAATATGAATAAATTAAATATTCCTCTAGACATTAAGTCATCTCCCATAGCCAATGCTCAAAAATATTATAAGAAATATTCAAAACTTAAAAATGCCCATTTATTATTAGAGGAACAAATACCTGAAACTGAAGATGAAATAAGATATTTAGAAAATGTTCTTATGGGTATTGAAAATTCAACTGAAGTTCAAGAATTAGATGAAATCAAGGAAGAACTAATTAGTGAAGGTTATATTAAAGGTTCATTAAAAAAGAAAAAGAAAAAAGATGAAACTATGTCTAAACCACTTCATTATATTTCCCAAGATGGTTTCAATATTTATGTTGGAAAGAATAATAAACAAAATGATTATCTTACTTTACGTTTATCCAATAG
Encoded proteins:
- a CDS encoding NFACT RNA binding domain-containing protein, giving the protein MSFDGIVTKSVVEELKEKLIGGRVDKIYQQENDEILIHIHSKGINYKLILSASSNNPRIYLTDYSKANPSSPPMFCMLLRKHLIGGTILNIEQFNLDRIIFIDISAIDELGQPTEKRIVIEIMGKHSNIILIDKSSFKIIDSVKRVYEDMSRVRQILPGIVYEYPPVQNKVNPLIGTRETFFNLMDSSDKNLPCFKFLYLNYLGLSPLISREVCFDAVLDIDRTIGSLYEEDKISLYNSFNKLVSKVKNNEFNPVSILSDGSSDIIAFHALELNQFGKENKVYLDSISKLLDNFYHRKDIMDRIGQKSQSIKKSIQVKLDRTLNKLGKQKEELMESQDREKYKVYADLISANLHNIPRGVDNIELDNFYDENMNKLNIPLDIKSSPIANAQKYYKKYSKLKNAHLLLEEQIPETEDEIRYLENVLMGIENSTEVQELDEIKEELISEGYIKGSLKKKKKKDETMSKPLHYISQDGFNIYVGKNNKQNDYLTLRLSNRDDIWLHVQKMPGSHVIIEKNGQEIPETTLEEAGILAAYFSKGKNSNHVPVDYTERKNVKKPKNAKAGMVIYENFKTLIINPSKSLVDTIKKVEN